ACTTGCAGGCCGCGGGCAAGCGCGCCGCGCAGCCACAACTGGTCGACCACGGCGTCGGGCACCGGGGTACCCGATAAGGCCGCGAGGTCGGCGGTGACGGCGTCGCGGGGCTCGTCAGCGATATTGACGCCGCCATGAATCCGCAGAGCTGACACGGGAAGATCGGCGACCAGGTAGGTGTCCCCAGCGCGCCATACGGTGACGACCTTGTCGGCTTGGGCGGCCCACGGAACGCTGTGCGCCACGCCAGCCTGGTCGAGTGTGCACACGGAGCGGCGGGCGCCGTCGGCCGGCAGGCCGGCGGCCTCAAGCAGCCATCCGGCCAGCAGATCGTGTTCGGCTAGGGGGACGCGCACACCGTGCCACACCGCGGCGCGCAACAGTTCGGCGGCTTCGAGCCATCCGGCGCCGCTGCCTCCGGCATGCTCACCGCCGGTGAGCCGGGTAAGGCCCAGTTCCTCGAGCTGAGCCCAGAGGTCGTTGTCCCAGACGGCGATTCCGCTGTTGTGTTGAGTTTGGTTGCGGTAGTTGGCAAAAACCCCGTTCATCATCTCGGCGAGGTCTTTGTCGACGGCGGCCATGTTCATCAGCACAGCCCCAACTCTCGCGCGATTACGCCTCGTAGAACTTCGTTGGTGCCGCCGCGCAGGGTGAAGCCCGGGCGTTGGGTAACCGCGGTGTCGAGCATGGACCGGTAGTCGGAACTCATCGGCGTGACGTCACCGGTGAGCAGGTCGGCGAAGTCGGTGATGTCACCTTCTGTGGTGGTGCCCAGAACCTTCACCACGGCCGCGGCGGTGTCGGCCGGCTCCCGTCGTTCCAACGCGCCGGCGACGGCGCTGGACATTTGGTGCAAACCCGCGATGCGGGCGAAATAGCGGCCCAGGTCCGTGTGGCGCGGCGCGGTGCCCTCGCGCATGCGATCGGCCATTTCACCAAGCAACGCGAAGGTCGATAAGAATCGCTCCGGCCCGCTGCGTTCAAAGCTGAGCTCCGAGGTGACCTGCTGCCAGCCATTGCCGAGGGTGCCGAAGACCATCTGATCGGGGACGAAGGTGTCCTCGAGGATCACTTCGTTGAAGTGATGCTGGCCGTTCATCGAGATGATCGGGCGGATGGTCACTGCAGGAGAGCGCAGGTCGACGATGAACTGGCTGAGACCGTCATGGCGCCGGTCGAGGTCGAATGGCGCGGTGCGGGCCAGACAGATGAACACGTGCGCCCGATGCGCGCCGGAGGTCCACACCTTGGAACCGGTCAGCGACCAACCTCCGTCCACGCGTGTGGCCTTCGTGCGGACGCTGGCCAGATCGGATCCGGAATCGGGCTCGCTCATGCCGATCGCAAAGAAGCACTCACCGCGGGCGATCGCCGGTAGGTAGGTCTGCTTTTGGTGCTCGGTGCCGTATTTCAGGATTGATGGAACGATCTGTCGATCGGCAATCCAGTGTGCGGCCACCGGCGCTCCGGCGGCGAGCAGTTCCTCGGTGATGACAAACCGTTCCTGAAAGCTGCGGGAGTGTCCGCCGTATTCCGCCGGCACTGTCATGCCGAGCCAACCGCGAGCGGCAAGCGCTCGGCTGAAAGCCTCGTCCCAGCCGGTCAGCCAGGAATCGATCTGGGTGCCAATCTTGCCGGCCGCGCGTTGGTCGGCAAGGAATGCGCGCACCTCGGCGCGCAGCTCGTCCATCGCATGGGAATCGTCGGTCACCGGTGGAACCAGCCGAAAGTTGTTCATCGCGTAGTTCTTTCAGTCGAGCCTGTCAGCCGTGGCTGCGTCCACCGCAGCTGTACAGCACCTGGCCGGTGACATAACCCGCCCGTGGGGAACCCAGCCAGACCACCGCCTCGGCAATGTCATCGGGATAGCCGGGGCGCTGCAACGGAATTCGGGCGATCAGGCGTTCCCGCACCCGCTCCGGCACCGCGTCTGTCATGTCAGTGGCGACAAAGCCCGGCGCGACCGCGTTAACGCGCAAGCGCGGCGCGTAAGCCAGGGCAAGCGATCGGGTCAGACCGACTACGCCCGCCTTGGACACGGCGTAATTGAACTGTCCGACGTTGCCCAGACTGGCGCGGGAACTGATGTTGACGATCGCTCCCCCGTCTGCCATGCCGTGAGCCAGAGCGGAAGTCAGTTCAAAGCAGGCGCCCAGGTTGATCCGAGTCACTTGTCGGAACATCTTTTCGGTCATATCCACAATCAGCGCGTCACGGGTGATGCCGGCGTTGTTGACCAACAGGTGAAGCGGTTCGCCGGTCGACCGGACCGCCGAGCCGATGGCGTCCCGTCCGGAGGCCTCGGAGACGTCTGCCTGCACCGCCACGGCGCCTAGGGCGTTGGCACTGTCGTGGATGGCCGGACTGAGATCCGCCATGATGAGGCGGTATCCCTCCTCGAAGAGCCGCCGCGAGATCGCTTGCCCGATTCCGCGGGCAGCGCCCGTCACTAGCGCGGTCGTCATGGCAACGCCGCTCCCAAATGCTCTGTGCCCAGGGGGTATACCTGTCCGTTGGCGCCGCGGGTGGCGAGCAGCAACTCCACCGCAACCGCGACGGTATGCGACTGGACGTTTTCGCCGACCGCAAGCACCGTGGCATAGCCGCATGTTTTTCTGAGTTCAACGGCGAGGGCGCGGGTGCCGCCGAGGAGACCGGTGGCCACGGCCGCGTCGAGCGGGCTGGTTCGCCCCAGTATGGCCGTCGACTGGACGAGGAAAACAACCGGCGCGCCGTCGATCGCGGTGGCGCGCGCGAGAGCGAAGGCCTCGGCGAGCTCGTCTTCGGCTTGCGACCATTCCGACAACCCGGTTCGCGGCGCAAAGAGCAGTCCGCTTTGTGTTCCGTCGCCGACCAGGCCCAGGCCGATCAGCGCGGACACCAGAGCGGAATCGCCAATCCGCACTCTCATGCCGCAGCCCGTCGCCTAAGCAGGGCAACCATCTCGCCTTCCTGAACGACGACGTCGTGTTGGTTGAACACCTCGACGCGCTGGACCATGACTCCGCGGTCGGGCTTGGAAGTGGGTGTGAGTTGGACGATTTCGTTCGTCGCGCGAATGGTATCTCCGATCAGCACTGGACGAAGGAAGCGCCACCGGCGGATCTCGGCGAAGGCCAACAGCGAGGCATCGAAGATGCCTAAGCGCGCGCGAAGACCTGTCACCATCGACAGCACCAAAGCGCCGTGAGCGATCCGCTGCCCGAATTGGCTGTCTCGCATGGCTTCTGCGTCGGTATGCAGCTCGTGGAAATCGCCGGAGACCCCGGCGAAATTCACGACGTCCGCCTCGGTCACCGTGCGCCGAGGTGTTTCGAAGCGCATGCCGACCTCGGCTTGATCGAACCACAGTCCATCCACAGCAAGCCTTTCGGAAGACGTATCGGAGCAGATCAGCCGCGCGTTGCCTGCGCTCCAACGTATCATACCAACCGGTCGGTCTGTCAATGATGACGCCGCGTCCCACGCCTCGTTCGCGGACTGCACGGCGCCTCGAACGCTTCGGAAGGTGATTACCTAAACGTGTTTCAGCCCCACGAGAAGATTTTGTCAGCCATGCCGACTCGGATTGTGCGCAGGCCGTCGCGCTTGCCTGCAGCAAAGGTCCTCGGATGTGTTGTGTGGCAACGTCTTTATCGGCTTAGGGAGGTGGCGCGTCCCGCCCCGCAACGAACACGCCACCGTCCACTGTCGCTTTCCGAATAGTGTCAACTGAGTGATGACGTCGTGCTCGTCGCCTTCGACGTCGCGGACGCGTCGAATCCGTCGGTGGCGGCCGATGTTTGGATGCTGTGATCGTTCGCGGCTTCATGGGCAGCGGGGACCCAGTACAGACTGTCGAAACCCTCGATCTCTTCCTCGTCGGTCACTCGCAGGCCCATAGTGCGGTTTAGGACGAAACATAGGCTCAGGGTTGCGGTCGCGGTGACGGTGACTACCACGGCAATGCCGATCAGCTGCCACAGCGGCGTGACGTGCGCGTGCTGGAAGGCGTAGGGACCAGAGGTGATGCCGAAGTAGCCACCCGAGGGGACCCCCCATTCGGTGAAGCCGCCGACCACCACGCCCCACAGCGCGGGGCCAAAGACGAGCGATGCGAGCTTCGAGTCGTCAACTTCGATTCGCACAAGCAGCTTGTAAATCGCCCAGGCGACAATCGGTGCCCCGAGGGCCACAACAAACATCACCCACGGATAAATGGTGTCGGCGACCGTGGCCGAAGAGACATAGCCCGTAAACGGTCCGGCGATCGCCCAAAAAGGGTTGCGGAGACGATAGGACAACAGCGCTCCCGACAGCCCGCCGCCAAGGAATGCCATAAAGATGTTCGCGATCACCAGGCCGAAACCGCTGGTCGTCATCGAGATGCCGAAGTATCCCTGGCCAGACACGATAAATCCGGAACCCAGCGCGAAGAAGGGCACCACGACCATGGCGAGCAGCACGCCCAACCCGACCATGGGCAGGCTCGTGGGCGCGGGCGCACTGATGCGCGGGTCCGGCTTGAAGATGCTCAGCCTAGGCCGAAGCCGCCACGACAGGATGATGGACATTACGCCCAGCGGCACATACATCGTCAGTCCACCGATGAAATCGTGCACCCCGCGGTTGGTCAACGGCGAGACAGAGCCCCACACAAGAAAGGCGTTGACCGGCAGCAGGACCGCGCCGGCCAGGAAGGCGGTGACATATACGGCCGACGCCCGCATGCGCTCGACGCCAATCGTGTGAACCGCGGCGCCCAGAAAGGCGGCAAAAGCCAGGAAGAAGATGGCGAAGACTTGGAATACGTCCGCGTCCGCGATCCTCGCCGGGTCGAGGTACTGGGCGGGATGGCTGAAGGCGTAACCACCTATCCACCAATCGGAAATCGATTGCCAGAACGCGTCTTTGATCCCGAATGCGTGGTAATACTGCGAATTCCATACGCCAAAGCCCACGATGGCAAAGCCCGCGGCGGACACGATGGACGCCACGATCTTCTGCGTCACCACGTCCACGGCGTTGCGCTGGCGTGCGAGGCCAAGGTCGATCAACGTCAGTGCAACGATGCCCATCAACACGGCACTGGTACAAAACGCGTACAGCACGTCGCGTAAGTACACGTCCGTAGATACCTGATTGGCGAAAGTTTCCATCTCAAACCTCCTGTATGCGCCGTTATGACACAGAGCGGGGCCAAGAAGTCGTTCGACGTTGCTGACGAGAATCTCGCGGCGGCCCGGTTGGGGGTAGGCCTCCAACAAGTGGTCGCGACGGGTCAGTCGGAACTGCTGAGCGATCAGCCAATTCTTCCATCGATGGAAGCGCTGGACGCGTGATGATCCGCTTGAGGATCCCCAGCAGGCCCATTATTTCTCCGCAGGTCACGGTAACCGTGTGATCCGACCCGGAAAACGATTACCAACGATATCTTGGGCCGGTCACGACGCAGAGACCGACTAGTCGGTATCTAATCGTGATGATTCTCACTTGTCAAGATTTTGGCCAGCTGCGATCGGGTGACGACTTCTTACACAGCACCGAATGCCGTGGTGAGAGGGTGAAAAGCGCGCTGCATCAAGGGTTATGCGAGTCGCCGCGTCAAGGCGGCGTCTTCGAGAGCCCCGCGTGTTGATCGACTGTCGAAGCCGTCGGCCCAAGCGTCCGAATCCGTTATATCTACCGACCAGTTGCCCTGTAACGCTCTGGTTACGCTTTTGTTAGACCTAGTCAGAGCCGTTTATCGTAGGGATACGGTTTCGCATGTGCTCTAGACATACCGACCGGTCGGCTGTATGGTGCTGCGCATGATACCGGTTGCCGACCGTGACGGTGATGCAGGGTCCTCGAGTCCCTTAGTGGATTTGCGGGGGCATCGAGAGCCGCATCAACGCCCCAGTGCTGACCAACCGTGTGGATCAAGACCTCGAATACCGCGCATGGCAGGCGCGACAGCGACGCCACGACATGCGTTGCCGCCAAGAACTTTCGACGTGATCCGGCGGTGTACCGCGGGCCCGAGCGGGAGGCCCGCTGGTCCAGTCTCGGGAATTCCGCCCTCGGCATTCCGCAGCGAACAGTACAATGCTTATCTCGTTATAGTCCCAGGAACTGTACGTATAAAGCATAAATCCGGCAAATTGTTATGAAAGGGAGAACTGAAAATGTCGGCCTTCTTTGTCAATACTCATCCCGAAGCCATATCCGCTGCAGCGGATGCACTGAACACGGTCGGATCTTCCGTGGAATCGCAGAACGCGGCGGCCAGCGCGCCGACCACCAGCGTTCTACCAGCGGCAGCCGACGAGATATCCGCCTTCACAGCCGCGCAGTTCACGGCGCACGCCCAGATGTATCAAGCGGTAAGCGCCCAAGCAACGGCCATTCACAACAGATTCGTCAATGCACTGGCCGCCAGTGCGGGGTCCTACGCCACGACAGAAGCAGCAAACGTATCAGCTGTCCAATAATTGCGGGCATCAATCTTTGAATTATCGTCATCAAACAGCACTGTTCAAGAAAGGTAGTAAAGACATGGCAACACGTTTTATGACCGATCCGCACGAGATGCGGGCGATGGCGGGTCGTTTTGAGGTGCATGCGCAGACGGTGGAGGACGAGGCTCGCAAGATGTGGGCGTCCTCGATGAACATCGCTGGCGCGGGTTGGAGCGGGCAGGCCCAGGCGACTTCGTACGACACCATGGGTCAGATGAATCAGGCGTTTCGCAACATCGTGAACATGCTGCACGGGGTGCGCGACGGGTTGATCCGCGACGCCAACAACTACGAGCAGCAAGAGCAGGCCTCCCAGCAAATCCTCGGCAGCTAGCGGCCGAAAACCGGCTGCTGTC
The nucleotide sequence above comes from Mycobacterium malmoense. Encoded proteins:
- a CDS encoding acyl-CoA dehydrogenase family protein, with the translated sequence MNMAAVDKDLAEMMNGVFANYRNQTQHNSGIAVWDNDLWAQLEELGLTRLTGGEHAGGSGAGWLEAAELLRAAVWHGVRVPLAEHDLLAGWLLEAAGLPADGARRSVCTLDQAGVAHSVPWAAQADKVVTVWRAGDTYLVADLPVSALRIHGGVNIADEPRDAVTADLAALSGTPVPDAVVDQLWLRGALARGLQVCAALDRILDLSLRHSAERVQFGRPLAKFQAVQHLIADIAAEASLAGAATEGALAEAVRTDWSGQHLHLRVAVARSCAGHAASVAVRNAHQVHGAIGTTREHRLAGFTTAALAWRSEFGSVHHWDDQLTAAALTAGRDNLWSLITA
- a CDS encoding acyl-CoA dehydrogenase family protein; protein product: MNNFRLVPPVTDDSHAMDELRAEVRAFLADQRAAGKIGTQIDSWLTGWDEAFSRALAARGWLGMTVPAEYGGHSRSFQERFVITEELLAAGAPVAAHWIADRQIVPSILKYGTEHQKQTYLPAIARGECFFAIGMSEPDSGSDLASVRTKATRVDGGWSLTGSKVWTSGAHRAHVFICLARTAPFDLDRRHDGLSQFIVDLRSPAVTIRPIISMNGQHHFNEVILEDTFVPDQMVFGTLGNGWQQVTSELSFERSGPERFLSTFALLGEMADRMREGTAPRHTDLGRYFARIAGLHQMSSAVAGALERREPADTAAAVVKVLGTTTEGDITDFADLLTGDVTPMSSDYRSMLDTAVTQRPGFTLRGGTNEVLRGVIARELGLC
- a CDS encoding SDR family oxidoreductase, with protein sequence MTTALVTGAARGIGQAISRRLFEEGYRLIMADLSPAIHDSANALGAVAVQADVSEASGRDAIGSAVRSTGEPLHLLVNNAGITRDALIVDMTEKMFRQVTRINLGACFELTSALAHGMADGGAIVNISSRASLGNVGQFNYAVSKAGVVGLTRSLALAYAPRLRVNAVAPGFVATDMTDAVPERVRERLIARIPLQRPGYPDDIAEAVVWLGSPRAGYVTGQVLYSCGGRSHG
- a CDS encoding MaoC/PaaZ C-terminal domain-containing protein, translating into MDGLWFDQAEVGMRFETPRRTVTEADVVNFAGVSGDFHELHTDAEAMRDSQFGQRIAHGALVLSMVTGLRARLGIFDASLLAFAEIRRWRFLRPVLIGDTIRATNEIVQLTPTSKPDRGVMVQRVEVFNQHDVVVQEGEMVALLRRRAAA
- a CDS encoding ammonium transporter, whose protein sequence is METFANQVSTDVYLRDVLYAFCTSAVLMGIVALTLIDLGLARQRNAVDVVTQKIVASIVSAAGFAIVGFGVWNSQYYHAFGIKDAFWQSISDWWIGGYAFSHPAQYLDPARIADADVFQVFAIFFLAFAAFLGAAVHTIGVERMRASAVYVTAFLAGAVLLPVNAFLVWGSVSPLTNRGVHDFIGGLTMYVPLGVMSIILSWRLRPRLSIFKPDPRISAPAPTSLPMVGLGVLLAMVVVPFFALGSGFIVSGQGYFGISMTTSGFGLVIANIFMAFLGGGLSGALLSYRLRNPFWAIAGPFTGYVSSATVADTIYPWVMFVVALGAPIVAWAIYKLLVRIEVDDSKLASLVFGPALWGVVVGGFTEWGVPSGGYFGITSGPYAFQHAHVTPLWQLIGIAVVVTVTATATLSLCFVLNRTMGLRVTDEEEIEGFDSLYWVPAAHEAANDHSIQTSAATDGFDASATSKATSTTSSLS
- a CDS encoding PE family protein, with product MSAFFVNTHPEAISAAADALNTVGSSVESQNAAASAPTTSVLPAAADEISAFTAAQFTAHAQMYQAVSAQATAIHNRFVNALAASAGSYATTEAANVSAVQ
- a CDS encoding WXG100 family type VII secretion target, coding for MATRFMTDPHEMRAMAGRFEVHAQTVEDEARKMWASSMNIAGAGWSGQAQATSYDTMGQMNQAFRNIVNMLHGVRDGLIRDANNYEQQEQASQQILGS